TGACTCCCACCCCTTGACCCCATGATCCAGGGCCGCAGGGAGGGTCAGGCGGCACCAAGGATGGGACCGTGTGGGCACTTAGTCCCCAGGGTGGTAGACGGCTGAGGCCCCCCACCCTGCCGGCGCCTCCAAGGGCCCAGGGGGGTGAGCCCTTCCCACTGGCCCAGGGCTGACCACAGGGCAGGCCCAGTGGCCTGTCTGTGACTCAGccacaccccctcctcccctccccccaccccctggcagaGAAAACCAGAAATGCTTCCAATGCACCTCCTGGGGCCAGGGGCCTTTCTAACCGAGGGGAAATTCTCATAATAAATTTACCCATTTCAGAGGGGCACTTAATATATCCTCGATGTCATGCCACCTCTGTTTCCTTCCAGAACTTTCATCACCCCAGCTGGAAGCCCGTACCCATTACGcacacagacccctcccccagctcaggCCCGGGCAGCAGCTGCCTGGCCTTCTGGCGCAGGCAGGTGAGGGCACCTGGCGCAGGCGGGTTCCTGGGAGCCAGCTGCCTTGAGCAAACAGCCGGGGGAGGGATAGAGTGTCAAAGGGGGAGGGGACAGCCCTCCactcctcccctctgcccagcACCTCCCCGCAGCCAGAGGCTTGGAGGCTCGGGTGGGCCGCCGGGAGTGGAGTGCCGGCTGCCtgtccccaggcctggcccagcctcCGGAAGGCAGCCTGGTCCCAGCCCCGCGGGGGCCGCCCGTGGGGGCCATGTGGCCACACAAATGACCAgccaggcttccctggaggcCGGGCCTCCCAGGACTGGCCCAGGAGCTTCCTGCCTGAGAGGTAGGTGCCGGACCCTGTGACCAGgtctggagggaggggggaggcgcCCGGCACCCCGGTGGGTTACGAGCAGCTGAGGAACAGGGCGCCCAGGGCTAGCAAGCGGGCTTGGGGTGGCCGGGGGCCCTGGCCGAGCTGGGCACCAGACGCTCGGGCAGGCCCTGTGGGTGCAGGGCGCCTCCCCACCCCGTCTGGCCTGCTTCCCAGACTCCACCCCTGGTAGGCAGGGCACCAGGGGCCCCCCGACTTTCTCAGATGTCTTTGGCCCCTGAAAAGCAGGCTCCCCACAAGCCCGGGACACCAGAGGTGGGGACCGATCGCCCCGGGACACAGACAGGCAGCTGGTGTCTGCACCCAGGTGGCTGACCCCAGGGAAGAGGGCGCCCAGGCCCGGGCCTTGGACCTGGGTCTCTGCACACAGAGGGCTGCCCAGAGCCCAGGCAAGAGGGCAGGAGGGTCGGACCGGAACTCCCCCGGGAGGGACGGTGGCCGAGCCCAGCATGCCCGCTCAGCACAGCCTCGCCGTCCCTGCCCACTCTCTCCCCCCACAGGCACTGGGGCTGCTTCCGGCGTCTGCGGGCACCTtcgccctccctcctcccccgtcTGTGTCCTCCCTCGCCTCTGCAGATGACTAATGCCTCAGGGCTCCTGGGAGACCCCCTGATGTGGGCAACCGGGCCGCAGTCCAGCCCCCCGCTGGCCGTGCCCACCGGGCTGCAGGTGGACCGCGTGGGGAACAGCTCCCAGGGCACCTCCCAGCTCTTCCTCACCACGGCGCTGGCCCGTGGCATCTCGGGCGTCTTTGTGTGGACCGCCCTGGTGCTCACCGGCCACCAGGTGAGCCCTCCCCTGCGCGCTCCCTTGGGAACCACTCTCCGTGAGCCACAGCTCAGCCTGGCCCTGGCCGGCCCTACTGGGGCTGTGGGTCCACGAGCGCAATGGCCTGGGTGCAGACCTCGGAGGCCTTCGGGCCAGAGGGGCAGCGCCCAGGGGCTCGCGGAGGCAGCATcgggccaggggagggggcaggggagggagagatcTGGGCCCGAAGGTGGGCGGcctcttccaggcagagggaagagctccAGCCAGGTGCCGGGCCCTTCCCCCGGGGCATTTCGTCGGCCCCTCAGCCTGGTCACTGAGGTCAGCAGTACTGTCCCCTTTCAcggatgagaagactgaggctgggagaggccgGGGTCTTTCCTAGGCTCACGTAGCCCGGAGCAGAAAGGTCCTTCCCCTCCAGAGGTGCGGCATCCCCGGGAAAGCTGGTGAGGCTGGGACGTGGCTCTGTAAGGAGTGAGACCAGGCTCTGGGGGTGGAAGCAGGGTCAGAGCTTGGCTGGAGGGGCCCAGAGCTGGGGAGATGCAGCGGTGCCAGGCCTGGCAGCGAGAGCCAGGGGGCGGGTGACAGGAGGTGGCGCCCGAGtgcagggctgggcagaggggtCCCGAGCATCTCAGGCAGCAGAGGGTCTCGGGAGTCCAGGACTGCGCCAGAGAGACACgagcagagctgggagggagagggctgCCTGGGCTGGAGGCACCCGGGACCTGTAGGAGGGGCCTCCGGCATCATGTGGGAGTTTGGCTTTCAGCCCGGGGGTGCTGGAGCCAGGGGAGGCTGTCGTTGCGGGGAGCTGAGAGCAGAGCTGCTGGCATGACTTGGCTGGCATTGTCATAGGGACTGGGTTGGAGGGGTGAGCCAGGAGACTGGCTGGCAGGGAAGCAGGTGGCCAGAGGCCTCCGAGGCAGGGCGGTACCCTCTCAGTGAGAGCTGCCTGCTGTGTGGTGCGTGTCCAGGTGTGGCCTCAAATAACCAGAATATAAGGGGGACACGGCAAATGTATTAGTGGGCCGGGTGCAGCTGAGAGCAGCCGGAAGAGGTTGGGGCCATCTGggaggccttcctggaggaggcagcaTTTGCCCTGAGTCTTACCAAGCTGCCCTGGAGCATCTGGACAGGTAGACCGGACAGGAGGGTGGTGCATTTGCCTCTGCAGGGAAGCCATGCCTTCCTCCCTGGTGGCAGAATGGCTTTAGGTCTGGTGTCGGCTGTGATTTGTGGGACAAGGAGCAGTAAGGGGGATGGGCACCCAACGCCCTGGGTCCGGGCCAGTTCCAGCCACAGTCTGGGCCTTGGCTTGGTCCTCTGTCTCCTGCCCTGACCTTTTGTAATCCTGGGTGCCAGCTGGGCACGTGTGTTTGGAGCCCAGCGTCCTGGGGCCCCACGGCCTGGACAGTGCTGATGGAGACCCCATGGGTGGTACTTCCCAGGGcccaccctcctccccgcccccacccgcaCTCCCATGGAGGagtcccaccctccccacccatccAGAGCTCAATGGGACAGAGAGACTGGACCCTCACTTTAAAGACGGGGAACCAAGGACAGAGAGAACAGCGGCTTGCCAAGGCCCTCAGCCAGGCAGTGCCAGCCCAGGAGCAGAAGTCCATCTCCTGATAGCCGCTCAGGCCGTGCCCTCCCGCCGCACCAGCCGGGGAGGGAGTGGCTGATAAGGAGCCTGACTGACGCCAGGCTGCCCCCGCCACTccctgtgctgggccctgagAAGCTGGGTCTCTGCACACAGCCTGCCCTCTGCCTgccctctctccacctcctctcATGGCACCTCTTCCGGGAAGCCTCCCAGAGTTGCTTGGGACTACAGCCAGCTACCTGTTTGCCTGGCTCCCCGGGGCCTCTTCCTTCCAAAGACCCTGTCACTGTTTTTTTTGTCCTCGTAGAAAATGTGGACCATCTAAGAAGGTATACAGAAGAACATGAGAACCACCCATCTTTTCCTTTTGTCCAGCGATGtctttcccttcatttttacCCTGCTTTTTCACACACCTGGGTCCTGCTCAGGTTGTCATCCTGATGTGACCGATTGCGTTCTGTCGGAGCGTCTCCCCACGCTGGCGACTCGGGGCTGCAGGGCAGCCCTCTGCGCGGCTGCATCTCGGTCACGGGCCCCACCGCCGCGCTCAGCCTCGTGTGCATCCCTACCGTGAACGTCCTTGAACGCAAATCCTACTTTTGTTTCTGAATAAATCTGTTCTGTGGGATAAATCCCTAGAAGGGGTCCAAGGGTATCAGCCCTTTGAATGCCTCCGTGTCAAAATGCCAAACTGCTCCCCAGACCAGTCATGCCCACGAGGGGGCCGTGACTGCCGCCCATCCCCCGCCCCCGGGGAAATGctcgttgaatgaatgaatgaatgggcacGTGAGTGAATGCACGTTCCCAGCGCAGAGTCCGCTAagggcagggcccagggaggTCCGCCTTGCTTCCTCCCGCGTGGCGGCGGGGGGCCGTGTCCCCAGGCCTGCCTTGCCCCCCCAGATCTACCTGCACCTGCGCTCCTACACCGTCCCCGACGAGCAGCGCTACATCATCCGCCTGCTCTTCATCGTCCCCATCTACGCCTTCGACTCCTGGCTCAGCCTTCTCCTCCTGGGGGGCCACCAGCACTACGTCTACTTTGACTCCGTGCGGGATTGCTACGAAGGTGAGCACAGCTAGCTCCCCGGGCCCCAGAGCGGCCCCAAGCTGGGCTGGCAGGCGGAGCCGAGTGAGGGGCTCCCAGGCGCCTGCACTCCCCCCGCCTGCCCCGGGGCACCCCACCCTCCAGGCCTGAGTCTGGCTTAGCGAGGCCCCTGCAGGACAGTCGGGATTAGTGGTGCTCACGATACAAGACTCCCAGGCTCCCAAGCGGGGGGCGAGACTGCAGCTGGGCCTGCCCAGAGCCTGGGGGTGGAATGGAACGGGCCCTagatggggtggggggcgtcAGAGCTGCCGTGACTGCTGCAGGCCCCACCCCCGCCAGGGATGGCATGTGGTCCCAGAACCCGGCCGGGAGCCCCCGTGAGGAGTGGGTCCTGCTGCGCGAGCTGAACCCCAGCTGTCTTCTGGGCAATGGGCGCCAAGGAGTTCTGAGCGGCCCGGGAGCCTTCGTGCAGGCCGGGTGCCCTCGTGGACCGCCCGGGCTCACTGCCGACACCCCTGTCCTGCAGCCTTTGTCATTTACAGcttcctgagcctctgtttccagtACCTGGGGGGTGAGAGTGGCATCATGGCTGAGATTCGGGGAAAACCCATCCGGTGAGCATCTCCCCAGAGCCCGCCGGGCACCCCCACGCCCAGGGTGGGCAGCCAGGCCAGTCTGGGGTGTGTCCTCGGACACACCTCAGGGACTCCCTCACCCCAGGCCCAGCTGCTTCTACGGCACCTGCTGCCTTCGGGGCATGTCCTACTCCATCGGGTTCCTGCGCTTCTGTAAGCAGGTGAGTGCCCGGCCCTTCCCAGCCGCCCCCTGACCGCCCCTGACCGCCCTGCTGGGGCCCtcggcccctcccccgccccctcactctcctcccccacccgcaGGCCACACTGCAGTTCTGCATTGTGAAGCCCATCATGGCCTTGGTCACCATCATCCTGCAGGCGTTCGGCAAATACCACGACGGGGACTTCAAGTGAGGCCAGGCTGGCGCgcgggcagggagggggtgggcggGCCCGGCCTGGGGGGCACAGGGGAGGTAGGCAGGGCTCAGCAGGGGCcaaatcccctccccctcctcctcctgggaaAGGGCCGGGGGCAAGGCCGTGGCAAACAGACCCTTGTCACACACATGCCCTGGGGACTCCGGGGCTTCGCGGACCAGGCAGCGATGGGCTCCTTCCCCGGCGCTACCCCACAGCAGGGCCACTGGAGGGCGAGCGTGGGTTTAAGGGCGCTCGGGCCCAGAGAGCCAAGCTCTGCGCTGGCCCGTGCCCCTGCCCTGGGTCCACACGAACTCCTCACGCGCACGCGCACGCaccctcacacacatgcacatgtgcagACACACGTGCTCTCACATGGGAACACACAATGAGCATGTGCACATGCTCATACAGCTGACATGCACACGAAGCGCCCACGCACAATGGTGGGTCCACGACGTGGGGGCCGTTCCCGTGCCTGGGAGGGtagagaggggaggggcagcagggctCCTGCCTGGAAGGAGGCAGGACCTGGAGACGACTCCCTGCAACCAGCTCCTCTGCCGCTCCCCTAGGGTGCCATCTGCAGGCCCTGGAGGGAGGGTCCAGGTCTGAGCCACTGCCGGTGCCCAGGCTGGGGGCCCGGGCCAATGGCGCAGCTGGCAGGGTGAGGAGGGCATGGGGCTGCGGGCCCACCCTCACCACCGGCCCCGGCTCTGGCCCCCAGCATCCACAGCGGTTACCTCTACGTCACCCTCATCTACAACGCCTCCGTGAGCCTGGCCCTCTACGCCCTGTTCCTCTTCTACTTCGCCACCAGGGAGCTCCTGCGGCCCTTTGAGCCCGTCCTCAAGTTCCTCACCATCAAGGCTGTCATCTTCCTCTCTTTCtggcagggtgggtggggctcCTGAGGCAGGGGCTGGAGCCCAGAGAGATGCCCCAGCTGTAGCCGGCTCAGCAGGCGGCCCTCTCAGTGGGAGGCCACCAAGCCCCCGGCACGGGGAGatggtgggctccccacctgGCAGGTCTGGCCCAATGTGTGGGGAAGAGGCCATGCGGGGGGCGATGGAGCCTTGTCCTCAGCGGGCCCTTGGCCAGGCTCTGCGCACCGCCAGACCCCACTTCTCAGGGGACGGTGAGGGGTGGGGCCAGGGAGAGGTCAGGACAGGCGCTCGGGGAGTTCTTGGACGTCCGCTGTGCCAAGGCCCCGGCTTTGGAGGCTCCCAGCCCCTCTGGACCTCAGACCCTGCAGACCGCCGCCAAGCCCATGAGGCCGGCCTCAGGGGGACTCCCggctgggggtggctgcagtCCAGTCTCCTGTCCGGGGCAGGCACCTGAGTGGCCATCACCGTCCCCCAGGGATGCTTCTGGCCATCCTGGAGCGGTGTGGGGTCATCCCTGAGGCCCAGATCATCGATGGGAGCAGTGTGCGGGCCGGCACGGTAGCCGCCGGCTACCAGAACCTCATTATCTGCATCGAGATGCTCTTTGCCTCCATCGCCCTGCGCTACGCCTTCACCTGCCAGGTGTACTCGGAGAAGAAGGAGCGCTCGCCAGgtagccggggccccgccagcgCCATGTCTCTGTCCCCCGTCTTGCCCACGGGCCCTGGGAATGTCGACTTGATGGGCAGGGAGATGGCCCCACGGAGGACCCAAGCTCCAGACAGGCGCCTCACCGGCACGTGGTCCAGGGGAAGAGCCCAGGCAGGCCGGCGGGCAGGCGGGCTGAACTCTGAGTGAGATGGGCTGGACCTGATGTTTGGGCCCCCAAGGGGCCCTCGGTGATAGGGGGTTGGCGCAGCGCCTGAGCCTGGGGGCTCCGGCAACCATACCCAGGTGCCTGGACCAGCCTGACCAGAGAGGCCAAGGCTGGCTGGTGCTGGTGTCCCTAAAGAATGGCCCGTTTGGGTAGGGGTGGCCTGAGCCTGCACCGCTCAGCCTGGAGTGGCCGAGGGTGTGAAGGGTTCACACCAGGGCGGAGAGAGGATGGGGGCCAGCTCACGGCGGTCTCTCTCTGCCACCTCTGGCAGGGGGTCTGGGCTGGGACGGCCCCAGTGCTGGGCTAGGGTGGAGAAGTTGGGCTGGGATTCTGGGGTCCTAGGAGTCACCCTCTGCTGGCCGAAGCCAGGGCCTGGAGATGCAGGAGCCCTGGCCCGGGCAGCCCCAAGGCTGGTGGGGAACAGGGTCAGGTCCTGGGGTCCGGGTGCACGGGGG
The sequence above is a segment of the Orcinus orca chromosome 16, mOrcOrc1.1, whole genome shotgun sequence genome. Coding sequences within it:
- the TMEM184A gene encoding transmembrane protein 184A isoform X5, whose product is MAEIRGKPIRPSCFYGTCCLRGMSYSIGFLRFCKQATLQFCIVKPIMALVTIILQAFGKYHDGDFNIHSGYLYVTLIYNASVSLALYALFLFYFATRELLRPFEPVLKFLTIKAVIFLSFWQGMLLAILERCGVIPEAQIIDGSSVRAGTVAAGYQNLIICIEMLFASIALRYAFTCQVYSEKKERSPAPTAPMQSISSGLKETVSPQDIVQDAIHNFSPAYQQYTQQATHEAPGPGQGRDPLPSTHPGIDVGSSRGRKSRNMEKRMLIPTEEL
- the TMEM184A gene encoding transmembrane protein 184A isoform X3; amino-acid sequence: MNGHVSECTFPAQSPLRAGPREVRLASSRVAAGGRVPRPALPPQIYLHLRSYTVPDEQRYIIRLLFIVPIYAFDSWLSLLLLGGHQHYVYFDSVRDCYEAFVIYSFLSLCFQYLGGESGIMAEIRGKPIRPSCFYGTCCLRGMSYSIGFLRFCKQATLQFCIVKPIMALVTIILQAFGKYHDGDFNIHSGYLYVTLIYNASVSLALYALFLFYFATRELLRPFEPVLKFLTIKAVIFLSFWQGMLLAILERCGVIPEAQIIDGSSVRAGTVAAGYQNLIICIEMLFASIALRYAFTCQVYSEKKERSPAPTAPMQSISSGLKETVSPQDIVQDAIHNFSPAYQQYTQQATHEAPGPGQGRDPLPSTHPGIDVGSSRGRKSRNMEKRMLIPTEEL
- the TMEM184A gene encoding transmembrane protein 184A isoform X2, translating into MAPLPGSLPELLGTTASYLFAWLPGASSFQRPCHCFFCPRRKCGPSKKIYLHLRSYTVPDEQRYIIRLLFIVPIYAFDSWLSLLLLGGHQHYVYFDSVRDCYEAFVIYSFLSLCFQYLGGESGIMAEIRGKPIRPSCFYGTCCLRGMSYSIGFLRFCKQATLQFCIVKPIMALVTIILQAFGKYHDGDFNIHSGYLYVTLIYNASVSLALYALFLFYFATRELLRPFEPVLKFLTIKAVIFLSFWQGMLLAILERCGVIPEAQIIDGSSVRAGTVAAGYQNLIICIEMLFASIALRYAFTCQVYSEKKERSPAPTAPMQSISSGLKETVSPQDIVQDAIHNFSPAYQQYTQQATHEAPGPGQGRDPLPSTHPGIDVGSSRGRKSRNMEKRMLIPTEEL
- the TMEM184A gene encoding transmembrane protein 184A isoform X4, coding for MAKGATREIYLHLRSYTVPDEQRYIIRLLFIVPIYAFDSWLSLLLLGGHQHYVYFDSVRDCYEAFVIYSFLSLCFQYLGGESGIMAEIRGKPIRPSCFYGTCCLRGMSYSIGFLRFCKQATLQFCIVKPIMALVTIILQAFGKYHDGDFNIHSGYLYVTLIYNASVSLALYALFLFYFATRELLRPFEPVLKFLTIKAVIFLSFWQGMLLAILERCGVIPEAQIIDGSSVRAGTVAAGYQNLIICIEMLFASIALRYAFTCQVYSEKKERSPAPTAPMQSISSGLKETVSPQDIVQDAIHNFSPAYQQYTQQATHEAPGPGQGRDPLPSTHPGIDVGSSRGRKSRNMEKRMLIPTEEL
- the TMEM184A gene encoding transmembrane protein 184A isoform X1, with the translated sequence MTNASGLLGDPLMWATGPQSSPPLAVPTGLQVDRVGNSSQGTSQLFLTTALARGISGVFVWTALVLTGHQIYLHLRSYTVPDEQRYIIRLLFIVPIYAFDSWLSLLLLGGHQHYVYFDSVRDCYEAFVIYSFLSLCFQYLGGESGIMAEIRGKPIRPSCFYGTCCLRGMSYSIGFLRFCKQATLQFCIVKPIMALVTIILQAFGKYHDGDFNIHSGYLYVTLIYNASVSLALYALFLFYFATRELLRPFEPVLKFLTIKAVIFLSFWQGMLLAILERCGVIPEAQIIDGSSVRAGTVAAGYQNLIICIEMLFASIALRYAFTCQVYSEKKERSPAPTAPMQSISSGLKETVSPQDIVQDAIHNFSPAYQQYTQQATHEAPGPGQGRDPLPSTHPGIDVGSSRGRKSRNMEKRMLIPTEEL